Proteins from one Syntrophaceae bacterium genomic window:
- the iorA gene encoding indolepyruvate ferredoxin oxidoreductase subunit alpha, translated as MTASKKKGSAGRRLMSGNEAIARGAYECGVRFGSGYPGTPSTEVMEEFARYEGVYAEWSPNEKVALEVGIGAALAGAKALVTMKHVGVNVAADPLFTASYTGTNGALVIVSADDPSLHSSQNEQDNRNYAKFAKIPMLEPADSEEARQFIKIAFEMSERFDTPVFLRSVTRLSHSKAVVTPEDPVPVEDRTAININAAKYVMVPFNARVRRVEVEKRMNALREFAETFPENRMEINDPEVGIITAGMCYHYAKAAFRNYSYLKLGMVYPLPVGLIREFARKVKKIYVLEEMDPFFEEQIKALGISVIGKEIFPYTGEFDPGIVQTAISGTKPESISCPVEIPPRPPNLCPGCPHRGLFHVLNRLKTFVTGDIGCYTLSFMKPLEGLHSCICMGASIGMAHGMSKALGEKGRGKIVGVIGDSTFLHSGITPLLNLAYNKGDAVIVICDNRTTAMTGMQEHPGTGYTLQGEKTKPVDLKALITALGIDSVRVVDPYDLKATRAVLKEELDRPGPSVVISQRACVLFKREAQAARKPLRVNPDKCIGCRSCIGLGCPPIAWRNFSELPPEQVKKNAKKQDGMAVIDGTLCNGCTVCQQLCKVGAIVEED; from the coding sequence ATGACAGCATCGAAAAAGAAAGGTTCAGCGGGGAGGCGGCTGATGTCGGGAAACGAGGCCATCGCCCGCGGCGCGTACGAATGCGGCGTTCGATTCGGATCCGGATATCCCGGAACGCCCAGCACGGAGGTCATGGAAGAGTTCGCCCGTTATGAAGGCGTGTATGCCGAATGGTCCCCCAATGAAAAGGTGGCCCTGGAAGTGGGAATCGGCGCTGCCCTGGCCGGGGCGAAGGCCCTTGTAACCATGAAGCATGTCGGCGTGAATGTGGCTGCCGACCCTCTCTTTACCGCCAGTTATACCGGAACGAACGGGGCCCTGGTGATCGTCTCCGCCGACGACCCATCGCTGCATAGTTCGCAGAACGAGCAGGACAACAGGAATTACGCAAAATTCGCCAAGATCCCGATGCTCGAACCGGCTGACTCGGAAGAGGCGCGGCAATTCATCAAGATCGCTTTTGAAATGAGCGAACGATTCGACACGCCGGTGTTCCTGCGATCCGTGACGAGACTCTCCCATTCCAAGGCAGTCGTAACGCCCGAAGATCCAGTCCCGGTGGAAGACCGCACAGCCATTAACATCAACGCCGCCAAGTATGTAATGGTCCCCTTTAACGCCCGGGTCCGTCGCGTGGAAGTGGAAAAAAGAATGAATGCCCTCCGGGAATTCGCCGAAACGTTCCCTGAAAACCGGATGGAAATCAACGATCCCGAGGTGGGGATCATCACGGCCGGTATGTGCTACCACTATGCGAAGGCCGCCTTTCGCAATTATTCCTACCTGAAACTGGGGATGGTATACCCGCTCCCGGTGGGCCTGATCCGTGAGTTCGCCCGAAAGGTGAAGAAAATCTACGTGCTCGAAGAGATGGATCCTTTCTTCGAAGAGCAGATCAAAGCCCTCGGCATTTCCGTGATCGGAAAAGAGATCTTCCCCTACACCGGCGAATTCGACCCGGGAATCGTACAGACAGCCATTTCCGGTACAAAACCGGAATCCATCTCTTGCCCGGTCGAGATTCCTCCGCGGCCGCCCAACCTCTGTCCCGGTTGTCCACACCGAGGTCTCTTCCATGTCCTGAACCGTCTGAAGACCTTCGTTACAGGGGACATCGGCTGTTATACCCTTTCATTCATGAAACCTCTCGAGGGGCTGCATTCCTGCATCTGCATGGGCGCCAGCATCGGCATGGCCCACGGAATGAGCAAGGCACTGGGAGAAAAGGGGAGGGGAAAGATCGTCGGCGTGATCGGCGATTCCACCTTCCTTCACAGCGGCATCACGCCCCTTCTCAACCTGGCCTATAACAAGGGAGATGCGGTGATCGTCATCTGCGACAACCGGACGACCGCCATGACGGGCATGCAGGAGCATCCAGGGACTGGTTATACCCTGCAGGGGGAGAAAACAAAGCCGGTGGACCTCAAGGCACTGATCACCGCGCTGGGCATCGATTCCGTCAGGGTCGTGGATCCCTATGACCTGAAAGCGACGCGCGCGGTTCTCAAGGAAGAGCTCGACCGGCCGGGGCCTTCCGTTGTCATCTCCCAGCGGGCCTGTGTTTTGTTCAAGCGGGAAGCGCAGGCCGCACGCAAGCCCCTGCGGGTGAACCCAGACAAGTGCATCGGCTGCCGGTCTTGCATCGGCCTGGGCTGTCCGCCCATCGCCTGGCGCAATTTCTCGGAGCTGCCCCCGGAGCAGGTGAAGAAAAACGCCAAGAAGCAGGATGGAATGGCTGTCATCGATGGAACCCTTTGCAACGGCTGCACGGTCTGTCAGCAGTTGTGCAAGGTCGGGGCCATTGTCGAGGAGGACTGA
- a CDS encoding indolepyruvate oxidoreductase subunit beta, protein MKSEVKSILMAGVGGQGVLRASDILCQVMMDSGLDVKKSEVHGMAQRGGCVTSHVRYGQKVHSPLAKKGDVEILLAFEKLETLRYLDYLKPGGIVIINDEEMNPPSVNLGAAAYPETVVPIVKERFPSVIVVNAPELADRAGNRRAVNTVLLGVLSKYLKIEEKQWEKGIHDSFPLKTVEANIKAFHLGRGA, encoded by the coding sequence ATGAAAAGCGAAGTCAAAAGCATTCTCATGGCCGGCGTGGGCGGGCAGGGCGTCCTCCGGGCGAGTGATATCCTCTGCCAGGTGATGATGGATTCGGGGCTGGACGTGAAGAAGAGCGAAGTCCACGGCATGGCCCAGCGGGGCGGATGCGTTACAAGCCACGTCCGTTATGGGCAAAAAGTCCATTCCCCTCTGGCGAAAAAGGGGGATGTGGAGATCCTGCTGGCCTTCGAAAAACTGGAGACGCTGCGCTACCTGGATTACCTGAAACCGGGCGGCATCGTCATCATCAACGATGAAGAGATGAATCCGCCGTCCGTCAACCTGGGGGCGGCGGCATATCCGGAAACCGTGGTTCCCATCGTCAAGGAACGTTTTCCATCGGTTATCGTGGTCAACGCCCCGGAACTTGCCGACAGGGCCGGCAACCGCCGGGCCGTCAATACGGTTCTCCTCGGTGTCCTGTCGAAATATCTAAAAATCGAAGAGAAGCAATGGGAAAAGGGGATCCACGATTCCTTTCCGCTAAAGACCGTGGAAGCAAATATTAAGGCGTTTCACTTGGGGAGGGGCGCGTAG
- a CDS encoding DnaJ domain-containing protein: MADDYYKTLGVEKSASSEEIKKAYRKLALKYHPDRNPDNKASEEKFKKISEAYAVLSDPEKKQQYDQFGSDQFRQRYSQEDIFRGVDLDEILRSFGFGGFSRGGTRTYRTSTRRGGGFGGAEADPFADLFGGGQAYANIPQQGQDLEYNLAITLEESVFGAEKKIAVPQEGKVEEINIRIPAGIAAGKKLRLGGKGYPGAFGGPPGDLYLHISLMPHPIFARDGSDIFLEKAVTFTQAALGSTVDVPTLDGTTKRIKIPPGTQNNTKIRMKGYGVPHMKGAGKGDQFVKISIQVPKNLTDRQHQLLKKLAEEGM; encoded by the coding sequence ATGGCGGACGACTATTACAAGACCCTCGGAGTCGAAAAATCGGCCTCATCGGAAGAAATCAAGAAGGCTTACCGAAAGCTGGCCCTGAAATATCACCCGGACCGGAACCCCGACAACAAGGCCTCGGAAGAGAAGTTCAAAAAGATCAGCGAGGCGTATGCGGTCCTGAGTGACCCTGAAAAAAAGCAGCAGTACGACCAGTTCGGATCGGATCAGTTCCGCCAGCGCTATTCCCAGGAGGATATTTTCCGGGGAGTCGATTTGGACGAAATCCTCCGCAGTTTCGGATTCGGAGGATTTTCACGTGGAGGTACAAGGACTTACAGGACTTCGACCAGAAGGGGAGGGGGCTTCGGCGGCGCGGAAGCGGACCCGTTCGCCGATCTCTTCGGCGGCGGGCAGGCGTATGCGAACATCCCCCAACAGGGCCAGGACCTGGAATACAATCTCGCCATTACCCTGGAAGAATCGGTTTTCGGCGCGGAGAAGAAAATTGCCGTTCCCCAGGAAGGGAAGGTCGAAGAGATCAATATCCGCATCCCGGCAGGCATCGCCGCCGGAAAAAAACTGCGCTTGGGCGGGAAGGGCTATCCCGGTGCCTTCGGCGGGCCCCCGGGGGATCTCTATCTCCACATCTCTCTCATGCCGCATCCCATTTTTGCCCGTGACGGCAGCGATATTTTTCTGGAAAAGGCCGTTACTTTTACGCAGGCGGCCCTCGGTTCCACTGTCGACGTGCCGACCCTGGACGGTACAACCAAACGGATCAAGATTCCCCCGGGAACCCAGAACAATACAAAGATCCGCATGAAAGGCTACGGCGTACCCCATATGAAGGGCGCGGGGAAGGGCGACCAGTTCGTCAAGATCAGCATCCAGGTACCGAAAAACCTGACGGACCGGCAGCATCAGCTCCTGAAGAAGCTGGCCGAAGAGGGGATGTAG
- a CDS encoding UPF0280 family protein: MEYRERTYRQRISTPDLVLFTVRVGQTDLMISASRDLTGPSLQAVYKYRRQLERYIESHPTFLNSLIPLEKEDLAPPIVRDMLEAAEQAGVGPMAAVAGAMAERVGRDLLPLSENIIIENGGDIFIRMDRDVRIGLFAGTSPLSDRISLNIRPEQTPLGICTSSGTVGPSLSLGRADAVTVLSTSAALADAAATSIGNLVQNKATIKKGLDRAQQITGVLGVVIVVADSMGAWGEVELD, from the coding sequence ATGGAATATCGTGAGCGAACGTATCGCCAAAGGATCTCAACCCCGGACCTGGTGTTATTTACAGTCCGTGTAGGCCAGACTGACCTCATGATCAGCGCTTCCCGCGACCTCACAGGACCCTCTCTCCAGGCCGTTTACAAGTATCGCAGGCAGCTTGAGAGATACATCGAGTCCCATCCGACTTTCCTGAATTCTCTGATTCCATTGGAAAAAGAAGATCTTGCCCCGCCGATCGTCCGGGACATGCTGGAAGCCGCCGAGCAGGCCGGCGTGGGTCCTATGGCTGCTGTAGCCGGAGCCATGGCGGAAAGGGTGGGCAGGGATCTCCTGCCTTTATCGGAAAACATCATTATCGAAAACGGCGGGGACATCTTCATCAGGATGGATCGGGATGTCCGGATCGGCCTCTTTGCGGGCACATCTCCGTTAAGCGACCGGATATCCTTGAATATTCGTCCTGAGCAGACACCGTTGGGAATTTGCACGTCGTCCGGCACGGTCGGGCCGAGCCTCAGTCTCGGACGGGCCGATGCCGTAACCGTCTTGTCGACGTCTGCTGCCTTGGCCGATGCGGCAGCGACTTCCATCGGCAATCTCGTCCAAAACAAGGCAACCATAAAGAAAGGTCTTGATAGAGCACAGCAAATCACCGGAGTCCTCGGCGTCGTCATTGTCGTGGCAGACAGTATGGGCGCCTGGGGTGAGGTGGAACTGGACTGA
- the dnaE gene encoding DNA polymerase III subunit alpha gives MPSDFVHLHVHTQYSLLDGAIRLADLFQKAKEYEMPALAITDHGNLFGAIDFYQRARKAGIKPIIGCELYVAPGSRFDRQSQGIGETARHLVVLAENMTGYRNLMKLVTAGWTEGFYYRPRVDKELLRTHHEGLIASSACLHGEVADRLLKEGRDSAIRAADELRDIFGDGNFFLELMENGLEEQNAANAGLIEIARKRSIPLVATNDCHYLQRSDAEAHEVLLCIQTGKNIETTDRMRFGTDQLYFRSPEEMIRLFGSHPEAIENTLRIAERCQLSFTFGEFLLPQFQSDSGESLDDLLIREAEKGLAEKLPALLRGKDPELQVVYLKRLREELEMIRNMGFSGYFLIVADFVRYAKEKKIPVGPGRGSAAGSLVAFAIGITSIDPIRYGLFFERFLNPNRKSMPDIDIDFCQEGRDEIIRYVTDKYGHDRVAQIITFGQMKAKAVIRDVGRALNIPYGEVDAIAKLVPNVLNITLDKAIQDEARLQDEAKKSEKVRKLLQLSRSLEGLNRHASTHAAGVVISDVPLVERVPLYRSPKGDDSVVTQYAMKDLQDIGLTKFDFLGLKTLTVIQNCLHFMEEGRGIHLNIEDLPLDDPKTYELLGRGDTDGVFQLESSGMKDLLVNLRPDCIEDVIALIALYRPGPMSQIPDFIARKQGRTKITYEMPQLKDILQETYGVIVYQEQVMQIAGSIGGYSMADADNLRRLMSKKKPEEMEKEKPKFLDGAKQNAIPQQKAQKIWDQMETFAEYGFNKSHSAAYAVITYQTAYLKAHYPAEFMAALLTSEKDNRDKIIRYIHDCRSLGIGVLPPDINSSLSDFSVSEDGNIRFGLAAVKNVGVGAVEAVLEARQNGGKFISFKDFCRRTDLRKINKRVVESLVKCGAFDSVYPNRRLLMGSFEHDLELASRESQNRAAGQTGLFDSLEGNDGDTLNDSFNNEGNTSWNHKEMLSYEKELIGFYITSHPLAFVEQKLKRVATADIETLKGMQDKETVSFGGIVSAIKEIKTKRKDTMAYVTFEDLKGSVEVIVFGETYRQYESLLKGADPLLVTGTLDADEENVRVKATEILNLAEIADHPFSSVHFKVDALRFQPDDLATLKALILKYPGKYEGYLHLHANGCETVIFLGQDSRLDISDVLKDEAEQFLGKGTTHFQ, from the coding sequence ATGCCCTCCGACTTCGTTCATCTTCATGTTCATACACAGTACAGCCTGCTAGACGGTGCCATCCGTCTTGCGGATCTGTTCCAGAAGGCGAAGGAATATGAAATGCCGGCGCTGGCCATCACGGACCACGGCAACCTCTTCGGCGCCATCGATTTTTATCAGCGGGCCCGGAAAGCGGGTATCAAGCCCATCATCGGCTGTGAACTCTACGTTGCCCCGGGAAGCCGCTTCGACAGGCAGTCCCAGGGGATCGGCGAAACGGCCCGGCATCTCGTCGTTCTGGCCGAAAACATGACGGGATACCGGAATCTGATGAAGCTGGTCACTGCGGGATGGACGGAGGGTTTTTACTACCGGCCCCGCGTGGACAAGGAACTCCTCCGGACACACCATGAAGGACTCATCGCCTCGAGCGCCTGCCTGCATGGCGAGGTTGCGGACCGCCTTCTGAAGGAAGGCCGGGACAGCGCAATTCGGGCCGCCGACGAGTTGAGGGATATTTTCGGGGACGGGAATTTTTTCCTCGAACTCATGGAAAACGGCCTGGAAGAACAGAATGCTGCCAATGCCGGCCTCATCGAGATCGCCCGCAAGCGCTCGATTCCCCTGGTGGCGACAAACGATTGCCACTATCTGCAGCGTTCGGACGCCGAGGCCCACGAGGTCCTGCTTTGCATCCAGACGGGGAAAAACATCGAGACGACGGACCGGATGCGGTTCGGAACAGACCAGCTCTATTTCCGATCGCCCGAGGAGATGATCCGCCTGTTCGGGAGCCATCCGGAAGCAATCGAAAACACCTTGCGGATTGCTGAACGTTGCCAGCTTTCCTTTACGTTCGGCGAGTTCCTGCTTCCCCAGTTCCAGAGTGACTCGGGGGAATCCCTGGACGACCTGCTCATCCGGGAGGCCGAAAAAGGGCTGGCGGAGAAACTGCCGGCCCTGCTCCGCGGCAAGGACCCGGAACTCCAGGTAGTGTACCTGAAGCGGCTTCGGGAAGAACTGGAAATGATCCGCAACATGGGATTTTCCGGCTATTTCCTCATCGTGGCCGATTTCGTGCGATACGCCAAGGAAAAGAAGATTCCCGTCGGCCCCGGCCGGGGATCCGCAGCCGGAAGCCTGGTCGCCTTTGCCATCGGCATTACTTCCATCGATCCGATCCGTTACGGACTGTTCTTTGAGCGATTCCTGAACCCGAACCGCAAGAGCATGCCCGATATCGACATCGACTTCTGCCAGGAAGGACGGGACGAGATCATCCGTTATGTGACTGACAAATACGGTCACGATCGGGTGGCCCAGATCATCACCTTTGGGCAGATGAAGGCCAAGGCGGTCATTCGTGACGTGGGGCGTGCACTCAACATTCCCTATGGCGAAGTGGACGCCATCGCGAAGCTCGTGCCCAATGTGCTCAACATAACGCTCGACAAAGCGATTCAGGATGAAGCCCGCCTGCAAGATGAGGCCAAGAAAAGCGAAAAGGTCCGGAAACTCCTTCAGTTGTCGCGCTCACTGGAAGGTCTGAACCGCCACGCCTCCACTCATGCGGCTGGCGTAGTCATCTCAGACGTACCTCTGGTGGAACGGGTGCCTCTCTACCGGAGTCCAAAAGGTGACGATTCAGTGGTCACCCAATACGCTATGAAGGACCTCCAGGACATCGGGCTGACCAAATTCGACTTCCTGGGACTCAAGACGCTGACGGTCATTCAGAACTGCCTTCATTTCATGGAAGAAGGGCGGGGAATCCACCTGAATATTGAGGACCTGCCTCTTGACGATCCGAAGACCTATGAGCTTCTGGGAAGGGGAGACACCGACGGGGTTTTCCAGCTCGAAAGTTCCGGTATGAAGGATCTTCTGGTCAACCTGCGGCCCGACTGCATCGAGGATGTCATCGCCCTGATCGCCCTGTACCGTCCCGGGCCGATGAGTCAAATACCCGATTTCATCGCCCGGAAGCAGGGTAGGACAAAAATCACCTATGAAATGCCGCAGTTGAAGGATATCCTTCAGGAAACATACGGCGTTATCGTCTATCAGGAACAGGTAATGCAGATTGCCGGTTCCATCGGCGGCTACTCCATGGCCGATGCGGACAATTTGCGTCGACTGATGAGTAAGAAAAAGCCGGAGGAGATGGAGAAGGAGAAGCCGAAGTTCCTCGATGGTGCAAAACAGAATGCCATTCCACAGCAGAAGGCGCAGAAGATCTGGGACCAGATGGAGACCTTCGCCGAATACGGCTTCAACAAGTCCCACAGTGCCGCCTATGCGGTAATTACCTACCAGACGGCGTACCTGAAGGCCCATTACCCGGCTGAGTTCATGGCGGCCCTGCTCACCTCGGAAAAGGACAATCGGGACAAAATCATCCGCTACATCCACGATTGCCGCTCTCTGGGGATTGGAGTCCTTCCCCCGGACATAAACTCGTCTTTGAGCGATTTCAGCGTTTCCGAGGATGGTAATATCCGTTTCGGGCTGGCAGCTGTCAAAAACGTGGGGGTTGGAGCGGTGGAGGCCGTTCTTGAGGCCCGTCAGAATGGTGGAAAGTTTATTTCTTTCAAGGACTTCTGCCGACGTACGGATCTGCGGAAGATCAACAAGCGGGTTGTGGAAAGCCTGGTCAAGTGCGGCGCCTTCGACTCCGTTTATCCAAATCGGCGCCTGTTAATGGGATCGTTTGAACATGACCTGGAGTTGGCAAGTCGGGAATCCCAGAACAGGGCAGCGGGACAGACCGGTTTGTTTGACTCGCTGGAGGGCAATGACGGCGACACATTAAACGATAGCTTTAATAATGAAGGCAATACCAGTTGGAATCATAAAGAAATGCTATCATATGAAAAGGAGCTGATCGGTTTCTATATAACCAGCCATCCCCTGGCCTTCGTCGAACAGAAGCTCAAGCGGGTCGCAACGGCGGACATTGAGACGCTGAAGGGAATGCAAGACAAGGAAACCGTTTCTTTCGGCGGGATCGTCAGCGCCATCAAAGAGATCAAGACGAAGCGCAAAGACACAATGGCTTATGTAACCTTTGAGGATTTAAAAGGATCCGTCGAGGTGATCGTTTTCGGCGAAACATATCGGCAATACGAGTCTCTGCTGAAAGGGGCGGATCCGCTCCTCGTTACGGGAACTCTGGATGCGGACGAGGAAAATGTTCGGGTCAAGGCAACGGAGATCCTCAATCTGGCGGAAATTGCCGATCATCCATTTTCTTCCGTTCATTTCAAGGTCGATGCATTGCGTTTCCAGCCCGACGATCTGGCAACCCTGAAAGCGCTGATTCTGAAATATCCTGGGAAATACGAAGGGTACCTTCATCTTCATGCCAATGGATGTGAGACGGTGATCTTTCTTGGCCAGGATTCGCGATTGGACATCTCGGATGTTCTGAAGGACGAGGCCGAACAATTCCTGGGGAAAGGCACGACCCATTTTCAATAA